The Drosophila bipectinata strain 14024-0381.07 chromosome 2L, DbipHiC1v2, whole genome shotgun sequence genome has a segment encoding these proteins:
- the dbr gene encoding titin isoform X1, which translates to MENEFEHLCRICAANTKSKTNSVVESVFIFKTQGLRDKISRHLYLNVAEDDPLPKVLCKACYRQVEATASLSNIAKHTQVVFRDFLLSTLPKNAREAAAAHLTAPPPPTQIPLPIARTEDKPPASDEFRPIVLTRIPDKTTITVAKTAAPNPPRNELADKSREVSRDILSLNIDNSGPPQDKEVPARRNSVFSDVRYKSTPMSIAQRSMKNPPSLVPLHSEISITSAPKISPEKRPTPAGVINFIQTHGRITGNVAGTSQEAPTQQPPPVPALAKVSNPGLPGNKLPSNVLQQKRRNLKYTVNNIKAIQSGQVSLLKSAQVRGPAEETRPYVTTTLVPKQALFGCEPSVEEVLPEHMIFAAPKKKRDDDDVILQSGPPKLAKIMPIPSKPTSAAHQAAGPSNASSHVKSLTEAISLGSVIRDPDLLKLILKALKWPVSAGNCENQMNRLKNSKFAVIMSDNNLLQDTDLTQLLGPYLAPMLAVTQQQEKQSPPPLVASSFSGSSSSGHGPMDVLNMTDLSRAMPYKLPPETSVQLVPSSPTEQEPPPLHLTKLVQSAKRPQRKGRVRETPTRGPSVPRTSNAAHVTNELLNLNSTLLSQFESNPADALNEALLAMLKQQQEAKEQRSSRRRRSASNTVVNLEDIVLVEPQPPLDLEPTPSTVVRPEATALSRRAAPPASTQPTPVTRPIVKRRKTVIQSLKPSDTPTPNNGEAPKMAKNTSKQVDPTDAQEPEKNAPEVEVHSEEEQAVEPSQAPSSTVPEATNNDIDVAEEQLEAASEVASDNADTEGNNKGGPGSRKSEVKAVLGQKLLEAIGLPQLGKDVAPESSRDSLRSALKRSLKQAQEQQQQMKRTKHEEPVKQLADSTTKPSAAESADERKKAIAERELALLKRKAAENPKPVPKDEKSERTDVSSSSSRNRRNRKSKTDGAGEDSGDEEKKSERWDDDDELPLKADGEKGPEERSSSSNSNRPTRASKTQSKYYKGPSLKSQHSMGTRSTRQR; encoded by the exons ATGGAGAACGAGTTCGAGCACCTGTGCCGCATATGCGCGGCCAACACCAAGAGCAAGACCAACTCCGTGGTGGAGAGCGTCTTCATCTTCAAGACCCAGGGCCTGAGGGACAAGATTTCGCGGCACCTCTACCTGAAC GTGGCCGAGGACGACCCCCTGCCGAAGGTGCTCTGCAAAGCCTGCTACCGGCAGGTAGAAGCCACTGCCTCCCTCTCAAACATCGCCAAGCACACACAGGTTGTATTCCGCGACTTTCTGCTCAGCACGCTG CCCAAGAATGCCCGCGAAGCAGCCGCCGCTCATCTCACTGCTCCGCCACCTCCCACCCAGATTCCCCTGCCAATTGCACGCACGGAAGATAAGCCACCGGCATCCGATGAATTTCGGCCGATTGTACTGACCCGGATCCCGGATAAAACCACCATCACGGTGGCCAAGACTGCGGCGCCAAATCCGCCACGGAACGAGCTTGCCGACAAAAGCAGAGAGGTCTCTCGGGACATTTTGTCGTTAAACATTGACAATAGCGGACCTCCGCAGGACAAGGAGGTGCCAGCACGACGCAACAGCGTCTTTTCTGACGTTCGATACAAATCTACCCCGATGTCGATCGCACAGCGATCCATGAAGAATCCGCCCTCACTGGTGCCGCTCCACTCCGAAATATCCATCACCAGTGCGCCTAAAATAAGTCCGGAGAAGAGGCCCACGCCCGCAGGCGTGATCAACTTTATTCAGACTCACGGACGCATCACGGGCAATGTGGCCGGGACCAGCCAGGAGGCCCCAACCCAGCAGCCACCTCCTGTTCCCGCCCTGGCGAAGGTGAGCAACCCTGGACTGCCTGGCAACAAGCTACCCAGCAACGTCCTCCAGCAGAAGCGTAGGAATCTTAAGTACACCGTGAACAACATCAAAGCCATCCAGAGCGGACAGGTCTCGCTGCTGAAGTCGGCGCAGGTTCGAGGGCCAGCGGAGGAAACAAGACCCTATGTGACCACCACTCTGGTGCCCAAGCAGGCCCTGTTCGGATGTGAGCCTTCGGTGGAGGAGGTGCTGCCGGAGCACATGATATTTGCCGCGCCCAAGAAGAAGAGGGACGATGACGATGTGATTCTGCAGAGCGGGCCCCCGAAACTAGCGAAAATCATGCCAATTCCAAGCAAGCCGACGTCGGCTGCTCACCAAGCTGCAGGTCCCTCGAACGCGTCGAGCCATGTTAAGAGTCTCACAGAGGCCATTTCGCTGGGCAGCGTCATCCGGGACCCCGACCTGTTGAAGCTCATCCTGAAGGCTCTGAAGTGGCCGGTTTCGGCCGGGAACTGCGAGAATCAGATGAATCGTTTGAAGAACTCAAAGTTCGCGGTCATCATGTCGGACAACAACCTCTTGCAGGACACAGATCTCACGCAGCTGCTGGGGCCCTACTTGGCTCCCATGCTAGCGGTTACCCAGCAGCAGGAAAAGCAGTCGCCGCCGCCACTCGTAGCGTCCTCTTTCTCTGGCTCGAGCAGCTCTGGGCATGGCCCGATGGATGTACTCAACATGACCGACCTGTCGAGAGCGATGCCCTACAAGCTTCCGCCAGAGACTTCGGTTCAGCTCGTGCCATCGAGTCCCACGGAGCAGGAACCACCTCCCTTGCATCTCACAAAACTCGTCCAGTCGGCCAAGCGTCCTCAGCGCAAGGGGCGTGTCCGGGAGACTCCCACCAGAGGTCCCTCTGTGCCGCGAACCTCGAATGCGGCGCACGTCACCAACGAACTGTTGAACCTGAACTCCACGCTCCTCTCGCAATTCGAATCAAACCCAGCCGACGCCCTCAACGAGGCGCTTCTCGCAATGctgaagcagcagcaggaagCCAAGGAGCAGCGCAGCTCGCGTCGCCGTCGCAGTGCTTCCAACACCGTGGTGAACCTGGAGGACATTGTGTTGGTGGAACCACAGCCACCCTTGGATCTGGAGCCAACTCCATCGACTGTCGTGCGTCCGGAGGCCACGGCCTTAAGTCGTCGAGCTGCACCTCCAGCTTCCACCCAACCAACCCCAGTAACCAGGCCCATCGTGAAGAGGCGCAAAACTGTGATTCAGTCTTTGAAACCGTCGGACACCCCAACACCCAATAATGGAGAGGCGCCTAAGATGGCTAAGAACACGTCAAAGCAAGTGGACCCCACGGACGCCCAGGAACCGGAAAAGAACGCCCCCGAGGTGGAGGTGCATAGCGAGGAGGAGCAAGCCGTTGAACCGTCCCAGGCCCCGTCAAGCACCGTTCCGGAAGCCACCAATAATGATATTGATGTCGCAGAGGAACAGCTCGAGGCTGCGTCGGAGGTGGCCTCAGATAACGCGGACACCGAAGGCAATAACAAGGGCGGGCCTGGCAGTCGCAAGTCGGAGGTGAAGGCTGTGCTCGGCCAGAAGCTTCTTGAGGCGATTGGCCTGCCGCAGCTGGGTAAGGATGTGGCGCCGGAGAGCTCACGCGACAGCCTGCGCAGTGCCCTGAAGCGCTCCCTGAAGCAGGctcaggagcagcagcagcagatgaaGCGCACCAAGCACGAGGAGCCGGTGAAGCAACTGGCCGATTCCACTACCAAGCCAAGTGCCGCAGAGTCGGCGGACGAGCGGAAGAAGGCGATTGCAGAGCGGGAACTGGCGCTGCTGAAGCGGAAAGCGGCAGAGAATCCCAAGCCCGTCCCTAAAGA TGAGAAATCAGAGCGGACCGATGTGAGCTCATCCTCCTCGCGGAACCGCCGGAACCGCAAATCGAAGACGGATGGAGCTGGGGAGGATTCTGGGGACGAGGAGAAGAAGAGCGAGCGCTGGGACGATGACGACGAGCTGCCGCTGAAGGCGGACGGCGAGAAGGGTCCTGAGGagcggagcagcagcagcaacagcaaccggCCCACCCGAGCGAGCAAGACCCAGTCCAAGTATTACAAGGGACCGTCCCTCAAGTCGCAGCACTCCATGGGAACGCGCTCGACACGCCAGCGCTGA
- the dbr gene encoding titin isoform X2: MENEFEHLCRICAANTKSKTNSVVESVFIFKTQGLRDKISRHLYLNVAEDDPLPKVLCKACYRQVEATASLSNIAKHTQVVFRDFLLSTLNAREAAAAHLTAPPPPTQIPLPIARTEDKPPASDEFRPIVLTRIPDKTTITVAKTAAPNPPRNELADKSREVSRDILSLNIDNSGPPQDKEVPARRNSVFSDVRYKSTPMSIAQRSMKNPPSLVPLHSEISITSAPKISPEKRPTPAGVINFIQTHGRITGNVAGTSQEAPTQQPPPVPALAKVSNPGLPGNKLPSNVLQQKRRNLKYTVNNIKAIQSGQVSLLKSAQVRGPAEETRPYVTTTLVPKQALFGCEPSVEEVLPEHMIFAAPKKKRDDDDVILQSGPPKLAKIMPIPSKPTSAAHQAAGPSNASSHVKSLTEAISLGSVIRDPDLLKLILKALKWPVSAGNCENQMNRLKNSKFAVIMSDNNLLQDTDLTQLLGPYLAPMLAVTQQQEKQSPPPLVASSFSGSSSSGHGPMDVLNMTDLSRAMPYKLPPETSVQLVPSSPTEQEPPPLHLTKLVQSAKRPQRKGRVRETPTRGPSVPRTSNAAHVTNELLNLNSTLLSQFESNPADALNEALLAMLKQQQEAKEQRSSRRRRSASNTVVNLEDIVLVEPQPPLDLEPTPSTVVRPEATALSRRAAPPASTQPTPVTRPIVKRRKTVIQSLKPSDTPTPNNGEAPKMAKNTSKQVDPTDAQEPEKNAPEVEVHSEEEQAVEPSQAPSSTVPEATNNDIDVAEEQLEAASEVASDNADTEGNNKGGPGSRKSEVKAVLGQKLLEAIGLPQLGKDVAPESSRDSLRSALKRSLKQAQEQQQQMKRTKHEEPVKQLADSTTKPSAAESADERKKAIAERELALLKRKAAENPKPVPKDEKSERTDVSSSSSRNRRNRKSKTDGAGEDSGDEEKKSERWDDDDELPLKADGEKGPEERSSSSNSNRPTRASKTQSKYYKGPSLKSQHSMGTRSTRQR; the protein is encoded by the exons ATGGAGAACGAGTTCGAGCACCTGTGCCGCATATGCGCGGCCAACACCAAGAGCAAGACCAACTCCGTGGTGGAGAGCGTCTTCATCTTCAAGACCCAGGGCCTGAGGGACAAGATTTCGCGGCACCTCTACCTGAAC GTGGCCGAGGACGACCCCCTGCCGAAGGTGCTCTGCAAAGCCTGCTACCGGCAGGTAGAAGCCACTGCCTCCCTCTCAAACATCGCCAAGCACACACAGGTTGTATTCCGCGACTTTCTGCTCAGCACGCTG AATGCCCGCGAAGCAGCCGCCGCTCATCTCACTGCTCCGCCACCTCCCACCCAGATTCCCCTGCCAATTGCACGCACGGAAGATAAGCCACCGGCATCCGATGAATTTCGGCCGATTGTACTGACCCGGATCCCGGATAAAACCACCATCACGGTGGCCAAGACTGCGGCGCCAAATCCGCCACGGAACGAGCTTGCCGACAAAAGCAGAGAGGTCTCTCGGGACATTTTGTCGTTAAACATTGACAATAGCGGACCTCCGCAGGACAAGGAGGTGCCAGCACGACGCAACAGCGTCTTTTCTGACGTTCGATACAAATCTACCCCGATGTCGATCGCACAGCGATCCATGAAGAATCCGCCCTCACTGGTGCCGCTCCACTCCGAAATATCCATCACCAGTGCGCCTAAAATAAGTCCGGAGAAGAGGCCCACGCCCGCAGGCGTGATCAACTTTATTCAGACTCACGGACGCATCACGGGCAATGTGGCCGGGACCAGCCAGGAGGCCCCAACCCAGCAGCCACCTCCTGTTCCCGCCCTGGCGAAGGTGAGCAACCCTGGACTGCCTGGCAACAAGCTACCCAGCAACGTCCTCCAGCAGAAGCGTAGGAATCTTAAGTACACCGTGAACAACATCAAAGCCATCCAGAGCGGACAGGTCTCGCTGCTGAAGTCGGCGCAGGTTCGAGGGCCAGCGGAGGAAACAAGACCCTATGTGACCACCACTCTGGTGCCCAAGCAGGCCCTGTTCGGATGTGAGCCTTCGGTGGAGGAGGTGCTGCCGGAGCACATGATATTTGCCGCGCCCAAGAAGAAGAGGGACGATGACGATGTGATTCTGCAGAGCGGGCCCCCGAAACTAGCGAAAATCATGCCAATTCCAAGCAAGCCGACGTCGGCTGCTCACCAAGCTGCAGGTCCCTCGAACGCGTCGAGCCATGTTAAGAGTCTCACAGAGGCCATTTCGCTGGGCAGCGTCATCCGGGACCCCGACCTGTTGAAGCTCATCCTGAAGGCTCTGAAGTGGCCGGTTTCGGCCGGGAACTGCGAGAATCAGATGAATCGTTTGAAGAACTCAAAGTTCGCGGTCATCATGTCGGACAACAACCTCTTGCAGGACACAGATCTCACGCAGCTGCTGGGGCCCTACTTGGCTCCCATGCTAGCGGTTACCCAGCAGCAGGAAAAGCAGTCGCCGCCGCCACTCGTAGCGTCCTCTTTCTCTGGCTCGAGCAGCTCTGGGCATGGCCCGATGGATGTACTCAACATGACCGACCTGTCGAGAGCGATGCCCTACAAGCTTCCGCCAGAGACTTCGGTTCAGCTCGTGCCATCGAGTCCCACGGAGCAGGAACCACCTCCCTTGCATCTCACAAAACTCGTCCAGTCGGCCAAGCGTCCTCAGCGCAAGGGGCGTGTCCGGGAGACTCCCACCAGAGGTCCCTCTGTGCCGCGAACCTCGAATGCGGCGCACGTCACCAACGAACTGTTGAACCTGAACTCCACGCTCCTCTCGCAATTCGAATCAAACCCAGCCGACGCCCTCAACGAGGCGCTTCTCGCAATGctgaagcagcagcaggaagCCAAGGAGCAGCGCAGCTCGCGTCGCCGTCGCAGTGCTTCCAACACCGTGGTGAACCTGGAGGACATTGTGTTGGTGGAACCACAGCCACCCTTGGATCTGGAGCCAACTCCATCGACTGTCGTGCGTCCGGAGGCCACGGCCTTAAGTCGTCGAGCTGCACCTCCAGCTTCCACCCAACCAACCCCAGTAACCAGGCCCATCGTGAAGAGGCGCAAAACTGTGATTCAGTCTTTGAAACCGTCGGACACCCCAACACCCAATAATGGAGAGGCGCCTAAGATGGCTAAGAACACGTCAAAGCAAGTGGACCCCACGGACGCCCAGGAACCGGAAAAGAACGCCCCCGAGGTGGAGGTGCATAGCGAGGAGGAGCAAGCCGTTGAACCGTCCCAGGCCCCGTCAAGCACCGTTCCGGAAGCCACCAATAATGATATTGATGTCGCAGAGGAACAGCTCGAGGCTGCGTCGGAGGTGGCCTCAGATAACGCGGACACCGAAGGCAATAACAAGGGCGGGCCTGGCAGTCGCAAGTCGGAGGTGAAGGCTGTGCTCGGCCAGAAGCTTCTTGAGGCGATTGGCCTGCCGCAGCTGGGTAAGGATGTGGCGCCGGAGAGCTCACGCGACAGCCTGCGCAGTGCCCTGAAGCGCTCCCTGAAGCAGGctcaggagcagcagcagcagatgaaGCGCACCAAGCACGAGGAGCCGGTGAAGCAACTGGCCGATTCCACTACCAAGCCAAGTGCCGCAGAGTCGGCGGACGAGCGGAAGAAGGCGATTGCAGAGCGGGAACTGGCGCTGCTGAAGCGGAAAGCGGCAGAGAATCCCAAGCCCGTCCCTAAAGA TGAGAAATCAGAGCGGACCGATGTGAGCTCATCCTCCTCGCGGAACCGCCGGAACCGCAAATCGAAGACGGATGGAGCTGGGGAGGATTCTGGGGACGAGGAGAAGAAGAGCGAGCGCTGGGACGATGACGACGAGCTGCCGCTGAAGGCGGACGGCGAGAAGGGTCCTGAGGagcggagcagcagcagcaacagcaaccggCCCACCCGAGCGAGCAAGACCCAGTCCAAGTATTACAAGGGACCGTCCCTCAAGTCGCAGCACTCCATGGGAACGCGCTCGACACGCCAGCGCTGA